CGGGTATAAATTTAAACACAGATTTAAACATTCAGGGTACCGTTTTATTAACCGGATCGATCACCATTAACAACGGTGCCAGTATGGATGTCTACCCCAATAGCTCATTGCTTATCTCGGAGGGAGTTGGAATCTCAAATCATGGCATTTTGAATATCAGCGGTGGCGCTTCCCGCACTGCCAGCATCGGATCAGCATCACAACAATGGTCTGGCATCACCACTTACCGTGATGGTAGTTTGATTTGCGATGGAACAGTAGTCACTGGTGCAACTACGGGGATACAAATCAGGGGTAGCTCAACAATTACCAATAGTGAAATAAGTGATTGCCACCAGGGAATATCCATAGAAACGGGAACTCCTTTCTCAATTGATGGGTCTCTGATCCAAAATAACACATACGGGATTGTGATATCAAACAATTATACCACCAGTGACGTAGGACACATTCAAAACAACGAGATAACTCAAAACGGCATTGGAATGTTACTCTACAACAGTAATACAAAGATTGCGATAAATGACATACACAACAACACAAGAGCGGGCTTGTACTTAGTCCGGGGTTCAGAGCCAATCGTCAAGGGATGCAATATCTCATTCACTGAACAGAATGGTCTATCCAGACCGGAAATCAGACTCGAAAGCGACTCATACCCTATCATAGACGATGCCCGCAATGACATCAATGCTGATGGGTTAGGGTATTCGCTGTTCTATGATTCTACTGGCAGGATCAAGCAACTGATGGCTAGAAACAACTATTGGGGCAGCACCAACCTTTTTGGAATTAAGCAAATGTTTTATCCCCATGATTGGGATGTTGTGTTTTATCCATATAGCATTGAGCCAAACACGTTCTTCCCTCATGTCTATTATAATCTATTTAAACAAGCGTTAGCCGCTGAGGAAAGTGGTGATACGGCCTTAGCTAAACAGCTTTATTCAACAATTGTAGCAACAGAGCCAGACAGCCTGTATGCTCTTCAAAGTTTGGGACGTTTGAATTCCATATACTCTGGCTCCCCAAGTCTGCTAAGCGAGTTAAGGACTCTCTATGATACCTATTTTGTTGCCTGTGAAGACAGTATCTTGGTTAAAAATGCCCAAATCAAGAGTATCATGATTGACAGATTTGATGGTCTGTTTCTTCAAGCGTTACAGGAGTATGATCTTCAATTGCAGTTATCCACTACAGAATTGGATTCGCTGTTGTGTCTTCTCGATATCGCCTATACTCTTGAAGAC
The Candidatus Cloacimonadaceae bacterium genome window above contains:
- a CDS encoding right-handed parallel beta-helix repeat-containing protein, yielding MRTQLEPQIPEPIPYPDDPDYRYFSTNIVQSLAYDDQYFYVNYSWNDLTSAGLISDDLVFVKGEIPGINLNTDLNIQGTVLLTGSITINNGASMDVYPNSSLLISEGVGISNHGILNISGGASRTASIGSASQQWSGITTYRDGSLICDGTVVTGATTGIQIRGSSTITNSEISDCHQGISIETGTPFSIDGSLIQNNTYGIVISNNYTTSDVGHIQNNEITQNGIGMLLYNSNTKIAINDIHNNTRAGLYLVRGSEPIVKGCNISFTEQNGLSRPEIRLESDSYPIIDDARNDINADGLGYSLFYDSTGRIKQLMARNNYWGSTNLFGIKQMFYPHDWDVVFYPYSIEPNTFFPHVYYNLFKQALAAEESGDTALAKQLYSTIVATEPDSLYALQSLGRLNSIYSGSPSLLSELRTLYDTYFVACEDSILVKNAQIKSIMIDRFDGLFLQALQEYDLQLQLSTTELDSLLCLLDIAYTLEDMYYDDLGKGAPTGMTYHANGLSITSLKDAKHTVEQLWGEILAKSDNSTADNVPVPTKLAIANYPNPFNPSTTIAFTLPDEGIVRLSVYNIRGQRVRDLLSGSLPRGFHKVVWDGKDNGNRSVSSGLYFVRIETGRTSTVRKVMMLK